The nucleotide window AGCAACATTTTGCTAGACGCCAACCTAAATCCTAAAATCTCGGACTTTGGCTTGGCTAGGATATTCACTGGTGATGAAAAAGAAGCAAAAACTAGCAGAGTTGTTGGAACCTGGTAAGTTCAAATTATCTCGGACAAGTGCTCAAGTTAGTTCTTTAGAGAACTAACGGATGAATGATTTGCTTGCTGCAGCGGCTATATGTCCCCAGAGTATTTATTCAATGGGAATTTTTCTGTGAAATCTGACATATTTGGCTTTGGAGTGCTTTTATTAGAGATTATAAGCAGCAAAAAGAATAGAGGGTTCTGCCATCCAAACCACCACCACAACCTTCTTGGGCACGTAAGTTGAGCTAGAAGAGAACATTGCTTGTGCTTTCTGTTGCATGTAATTATGTCGGATTCATACAGATATATTAACATAGTTTCTTCTTTCAATAACAAGCAAGCTAGTTTGACGGCATAATTTTAGTTGTCATAGGCATGGTTGCTTTGGACCCAAGGCAGGGCCTTCGAAATTCTCCACGAATCATTGTACGACTCTGCCGTCAAGTCTCAAGTAGAAAGATGCATTCATGTCGGGCTGTTGTGCGTCCAAAAGTTCCTGCAGACAGGCCAGCCATGTCCACGGTCGCTTCCATGCTGGGAAGTGAAATAACGGTTCTGCCTCAACCTAAGCAACCAGGTTTCTTCACGGATACCAGCCTGGAAAACTATAATTCAACTTCAAATGGGGAAGATTATCATACAAACAGTGCGGTGAGCATCACAATGCCAGCGGGCCGGTAGACACTCCATCATCTGTTAATGAGGTTTTATCCCCGACAAGagaacaacgcaacctaaatagCATTCAATGTCCTCCAAGGTCATTTCTGTACGTCTAGATTTTCTTCTTGCTGCATCCTAGATTAGATGAAAAGGCCTGTTGTTAATACTGCTTGAGCGGGATTATGTAAACAATAGAGCGACGATAAAAGTGAGTGGATAATTACACTTTTATTTAGCTGGCGGCTGAACTAAAAGTCTGATGCAATGGTCTATAACAGTTTCCGCAAACTTCAGTGATGAGACCCCATAGAATCGTCCTACGTCGATTCATGGTGACTTTAATTAGATATGTAATGGACTTACCAGTTGTCCCCTTGCTCCCGAGAACAGAGTGCTTCTCTTCCCTCTCAACTCTTTCTGCACCCCCGCAATTAGAAGAGGAGATGTCAAAAGAAGTCAATCTGCATCAGTGCCACTAATTTCAAGATAACAAAAGATTTATCCAACCATGTGATGAGCCAACAGAGCTTTCCGATTGCTGGAAAATTATTTGCTCGTTTAGCACATGTGGTCTAAAGACCAGTATTCAATCGCAGAACTGCGATGTGGTCAAAAGACTCGAAACGTGTCTTAATCCCAGGAAATTGCAAAGAAAAGAAAGGAAGACAGAAAAGCTACCAATCTAAGAAACGTTAAAGGGTAATTTGTTTCCACAGACAATTGCACTTCAAATGCAATTTTACCTACTTGTTCAGGAAAAAAGTCAGGATAGATAGCAATGTTAGCAAAGTTTCCCAATGTTCCCATCTCTTGAGGAAGCAAAAGAGAATCGCAAAAAGAAGAGATTGGAAGGAGCTTGCTTAGCACAAACCAAAGCGACAGACTGGGTAAAAGTCAACCATTGACATTTTCAATGAAAAAATTCCCTTCACGCCTTTCTTGACATGCATGAGCTTTCCATCACTGACGCATTAAAACTGGAGATTAGAATCTGGAAGACTAGAATTACCAAATCAAGAGCATAAAGAGAGTCTGACAATTTTATAAAAGAACAAAAGAGTGCCCAGTCCATTGTGGAAACAAAAACACTCTCATGTTAATGGAAGGACAATTCTCAACGTAAGTACCATGTTTAAATTTGTTTGGGATTATTGTCCAAAAAGTCTTCAATTTATTGTACAGTACCAATTCAATTCTCAACATTTCAATTATGCCAATTTTATCCTGCCAATTTTTCTTTTTGGTCATAAACGATTTCCATTTATATCATAAACTGGTCTACTGGGCCGTCATTATAATCAAAGCCCAAAGGACCAGAGGAGGGCAAGATAGCCAATCTTGCGGACGACTTCTTTTCCTTTGAGCCCGCGCAGTCAGCCACTGAATCTGCATTTCTTGGGCAATAACCCAGGCCCACTTCTAATAATCTTGATAACGAGGAGAATTCTTCGATGATGGCTTTTACTTCCCAACAAAGTCCCTTCGTTCTGTAGCGTGCTTATCAGATCCACGCGATCTGACTCTACCATTACACCGCCTAATTGTGCTAATTAATCCTAAATATTTTTAACGATTTGGTAATGTAGTCATTAACCTTTTTTTAATTTACCAATTTAGTCATTCATTTCAGTTTTGATCGAAAATTGTTAACATGGTAGTCTAGTCAACATTAGACATCTTATATTATATGGTCAATACTAATGTGgatgattttttttaaaatatctaaatttttttaattttttttcttttctattctttttctttttctctttgCAATTCTAGGCCAACAAGGGTCAGGAAAATGAATTAACTAACCACATTAGCATAGGCCATGCGACATAGGATGGTTAGCGCTAACTAATTCGTTACATTAGTAATTTTCGGCCAAAATTGATTAAAATGACTAAATAATGATCAATATAATGTGTTTGACAAATAAAAATGATCTGAAAATATGCGCCACATCCTCTCCAATTAGCATTTCCCACTTGAGGTCCATATTAATCCCAATTTTCAATTTGCTCTGTAATTTTTAGTATTGTGAGTATATCAATAAACCAAAATTATCCAAAGGAATTCAATTTTAGGTGAATGTGTTACCTAGAATACTTAAGAATATCTTTTGTTTCTACAACACCTTATGAGAAGCTAATTGACTATGATAGTAGTACGATGTGATGTAGTTACAAAATCAAAACTT belongs to Rutidosis leptorrhynchoides isolate AG116_Rl617_1_P2 unplaced genomic scaffold, CSIRO_AGI_Rlap_v1 contig222, whole genome shotgun sequence and includes:
- the LOC139882047 gene encoding receptor-like serine/threonine-protein kinase SD1-6 produces the protein QDKSFSLTWKIRFDIVMGIARGLLYLHQDSKLQIIHRDLKASNILLDANLNPKISDFGLARIFTGDEKEAKTSRVVGTCGYMSPEYLFNGNFSVKSDIFGFGVLLLEIISSKKNRGFCHPNHHHNLLGHGLRNSPRIIVRLCRQVSSRKMHSCRAVVRPKVPADRPAMSTVASMLGSEITVLPQPKQPGFFTDTSLENYNSTSNGEDYHTNSAVSITMPAGR